In the Archocentrus centrarchus isolate MPI-CPG fArcCen1 chromosome 11, fArcCen1, whole genome shotgun sequence genome, GCCTGGACAATCAAGACACTTATTGTTATGTACATGAAAAGCATTACATAATGATGGAAATCTATAGAATAACAGTAAAGCTGCGGTACAGGGCTGTACTGTACTGTGACTGTTTTGTTCTGTGCCATTCTGGTTAATTTATGACTTTTATGGACATAATAAAATACTTTATGTGCAAAGATGAACTAGTAACTAATCTTCCATTTTATGtggatttaaataaaaaagacataaataaaAAGGATTTCATCAAATATTTTGTATGTTTAAAAAACCAGCAACACAAAGTGCAAAAACCTTAAGACCAATATGTTGGTGTTCCGGTGTTGTTTTCTTGTTCATGCATGGAtgagattttaaataaatgcttagggaactgaaaaaaaaaaaaaaaaaaggaagagcatttttatttttgattaaaactaCAGGAAGCCTGAGTGGTAAAGCCTGGATGGGCGTGTCGTGTTGGATCTCTGCAGGAAGCTGGCAGAAATGTTTGGGACACACACAAGCTTTTGGCCCGCTGTCAGAGGACAGAGTGTTACAGTTGTCTGGGTGAATAATGTGATGCAGCTGAAATGCACTCGCATGCAagagaaaaatgatttttaaagttGCAATAATCAATAATCGTGTCCACTAAAGTATGCAGCAAATGAGCAGCAAGGTGCTTGACCTCATgccttttgtattttgtgttcattttagaAGAGCTGATGGTGTGACAGTAAAGGAATGTAAAAACACTCCCAGTGCCTCCATTAGAGATTTGTTAATGCCAAGTATAAAATTCATGTTTAACAGTGGAGCTGTTTCAATGCTTCAGTTTGCTTTTCAGTTGATGATGGGCTCTAAACACACTGACATACTGAAATCTAGTTCATTGTGTCCTTATTGTCATGCCCCCGAGTTTGTTACCCACCGTTTtgagtttttggactttgtggttttgtttatttgattattttccaTGATTCCTGTGTTGTTTAAAGTtaaattttctttgtgtatCTCTAGTGTTgattttgttcctgtttctctttGCCTTTTGAGTCTAGTTCTCCCTCTGTGTTCCCTTCCTCTTGTGTCTAGTCTTATGTGCTAAGTTCATCCATGTTTCTGTGTAGTTTAGTTTCTCCCAGCATGCCTGCCTTCTGGTGTTCTGTCAAGTCCAGAGTAATGTTCCCACCTcaggttatttcctgttttattttgccagtcttttGCACTGGCAGCATAAttgcatggtggttagcactgttgcctcacatggagtttgaatccaccttggtggggaacctttctgtgtggagtttgcatgtttatgcgggtttcctcccacagctcAAAGACATGCACCTAGTGGGGTTACGTTCACTGGCATTTCTACATTGCCCATTGGTGAGAGTGAGTggctgtctgtccctctgtgttagcccagtgacctgtccagggtgtaccctgcatcttgctctatgacagctgggataagctccagcctccctgcaACTATGACAAAGGATGGGTGGAAGAAGATAGATGGACAGACCTTTGTTCCATGTACATTgggttcagttttgcttccccttgtcttgttagtgtgattcacttcacctgttctcccctgctgtttccaccaTCCCTGATTACCTCATGTCTGTATATATTGTCTCTGTCCTCCTCGGTTCTTTGTCATGTCCTCATCTTTGGCTTCCCTCAggctgtgtgcgtgtgcgtgctcgCTCCCTAGCTCTGTAGGTTCCCATGGTGTTTCCTGATTAATGTATTTCTGGCCAGCCCAGCATTGTGTATATTTACTATTTCTCACTATGAATAAAAGTTAAGTTTAAGTCTGCTTCTTGTCCTCCATTTGGGTcctactctgcctgccacacagccattcCATGACACTTGCAGTGCTGTATTTACACGTTCAGTGTCAAGTGAGCCTAAATCTGAGGAGAATACTGTTGTGCAGAGATAATATCTAATCATGAAGcaatgcagtgttttcattgtATTTACTGCTGCCATTTCTTTCCTCCCAAGACAGCTGAGGAGTTCAACGAGAAGCTGAATTGCTTGAAGTTGGAGAACACTTTTAATTTCATAAATGgcacttttaaaaaagtgaGTGGCTCATCAGTACCTCAGAGTGTGGACTGGAGGAAAGCTGGCCTGGTGGGTCCTGTCAGAAACCAGGTAAGATCACCTATTGTAAGGAAATGAAAATCATGAGCACAATCCTGTGAAAACAGTGGTGGTAAACTTTGTGATGTCTTCCTTTTCTAAGGGGTTATGTGGGTCATGCTGGGCCTTCAGTTCTTTGGGAGCTCTTGAGGGTCAGTTGAAGAAGCACACGGGGGTCCTTGTTCCACTGAGTCCACAGAACTTGGTGGACTGCAGCACCAAGGATGGAAACCTCGGCTGCAGAGGAGGCTACATCACCAAAGCTTACAGCTACATCATTCGCAACAGAGGCGTCGACTCGGAGAGCGTTTACCCCTACGAACACAAGGTCATCTTCGGCACACATGAAGGAAACTGTAGCAAAGTGGGAGGGGGTTAAAAAAAGAGGCTGACAGTAGTGCTATTGTGTTTcattatgtattgtttatggtGGGGAGCATTTATAAGAGGATTTTTAATGTTGTAAAAGAGTTAAAACAGCATAATTTTCTAAAATCTTTTGTAGTTCTTTGATAATGTACATAAAGGCTGTAGAATATAacttaatatttacatttaatgcAGATAAATGTCTCATTTCTCTTTGCAGAATGGGAAATGTCGCTATTCCATCCAGGGAAATGCTGGCTACTGCTCCAATTTCCACATCCTTCCCAGCGGGGATGAGAAGATTCTGCAGAGCGCGGTGGCATCAGTGGGACCGATTGCTGTGGCTGTGAATGCCATGCTGGAGTCTTTCCATTTGTACAAAGGAGGTGAGGAGGCTTAGTTTCGAAACTTGGGAATTTCATGCATGGACTCTGAATTAGCAGCTTTgagcttatttgttttttagcagCAACTCAGAAAACTGTATTTGTAGTGAAATATATCATGTAAACAACACTTATGGGTAAACTAGATGACATATGTTAATCACAATTATACAAATATGACTGAGAGAtgctgattgtttttttgttttgttttttaaatacagtgcTAAACATAGCATCACTTTCTTTGGTTTAAACATGTATTTCTTTTTACACAAGCTCTTCCAGCTCCTGTAGCTTACTCTGTTGAAAAATTGTCACCTCCAAAGGTGTGGATGCAGGGATATGTCCCtctcaaatgtatttattcggcaaaataaaaatatgaaaaataaacagttaTTTAGAGCGAAAAGAAACGCTGTAACATTTCTCTGCAAGTCATCTCTTCTTTCAGTAATGGGTCTTTTGTGGTGGTTTCAGGACTCAGGCAGAAAGGAAATAACAAAACGCAAAGCTTTTATTTAGGTTTCCAGAGAACAAAGTCCAAAGCAATAACATTCAAATCAAGACATGGATGGAAAATAGAACAGAAGGCATGCAGAGAAGAATACACTGAGGCAGCACAGACACCCTGAGAAAGGGGAGAGGAAACAATTTCTAAACATAGAAGGCTGATTGGGGAAatggaaacagcaggggaacAAGAtacaggtgctgacaatcagacAGACACTCAAatgcaataaaacacaaattaaaactcTTTACTGACTAGGAATTAAGTGAAACAGAAACTAAGTGCAGAGGGTCAGTTTAACCATagattaaaaagagagaaaggaatCCAAAACTAAATACTAAACAGCAACTACAACCCAAGCGCAGTACTCGAGGTTactagactgaaaataaaatcaaaacaggcaaaaaaagTCACAGGAGGCCCCTCAATGTTACACTAACAACCTGACGGTGTCTCGACTCTGACTCTCAGCAGCAGGCATTTGTCTTAGTTATGTCACAGCCAACAGAGCTGGACTCACACTGGACTGGTCACTTGTAATTTATTCTTTATTCGAGTGTCTCTGCCCACAGTTACAGCTAAACTAGCAGCATTCTACACTACtgtactacttttttttttcttcctttctttctttcaatctAAGAAATTGACTTGCATTCACCTGCAACTGgttgagctcaggtggagcccCCTTGGGAAGAtcatttctctccttctgtcatTGCACATTTTGCACATTACCACTTCTGTAGTTTTAGGTTTGCCAGCCCTTAGCTGTGCATGTCAGTCATCAGCAGTTGTCAGTAATACTGCTGTCAAACTTTGAACTTTAATTTTCTCAGTTACTGGACTTGTGCATCTGTTTCTTTTAGGTTTATATGATGTCACCAGCTGCAACCCGAAGTTGATAAATCACGCTGTCCTGGTTGTGGGCTACGGCACAGATGCAGGACGAGACTACTGGATTGTGAAAAACAGGTAAACCTGCCTCTCTTTGCAAACTTGTAAAATATTTCTGACATCTTGAAGCCGAATGtgaatgtttttgtcatttcagcTGGGGAACTGCGTGGGGAGAAGGAGGCTACATTCGGCTTGCCCGGAACAAGAATAATCTTTGCGGCATTGCCAGCTTTCCAGTTTACCCTACACTGTGAAAAGATAGGCTACTAACTTAACTTAGGTTGCTTAAATTAATATTAGAGACCAGATGTCTGTctcattgtattttatttaacatcagagctgaagatgctaccCTGAAAGTCAAATccactggaggaaaaaaaaaaaaaaaatcactgtactTACTCTGGAAGCTTTACTCACTCATGTTTCGAATTTCAAACTGCATACTTATGACTGCATATTAAATTTCACTGATTtaataaaaatcacagcaaTAATGGAAGAAATAAACAGATGAAATATCTTATTTACTGTTATGAGTTTAATTGGTGCTTAGTAACACTAAGGAGGGTTACATGGAAATGTTTAAATGTCAGCTGTTGCACTGCcatctgaagtttttttttctgttcagtcaAATAGTATTGATCATCACAAGATGGGAGCtttataaattttttaaatttataaaaaCCTTGTATTTGAATATTTATGCACAACAGCCACTAATTTGTACATTTTCTAAACACAAATTCACACAAGAACAACAAAGATGTGAGCGGTTCAATTTTAATATCTTTGCTGTTTCACTCTCCCTGCTATCACTGCACTGAAAAGGCTCTACAGACCCACTGCTCAAAACTTCCAAAGTGTTGGAAAGTGAATAGTGGACGTGCACTCACTTCATTAGGCACACCTTTCTGGAACCGGGCTGgacctcttttgccttcagaactgctttaattcttcatggcacagattcactAAGgtcctggaaacattcctcagagattttggtccacgttGACATGATGGTatcgcacagttgctgcagatttgtcagctgcacattaatGATGACGATCTCCCATTTCTCCGCAtaccaaaggtgctctgttgcattgagatctggtgcctatggaggccatttgagtacagtgaattcATCggcatgttcaagaaaccagtttgagatgatttgagctttgcaaTATGGTGTGTTATCTTACTGGAAGAAGCCATCAGgggatgggtacactgtgcaATATTTAGGTAGGCTGTGGTTTTTAAAGGATGGTTAATGGGTACAAAGTGTCTGAAGAAAACATCTTTCACACATTACACTACCAGCAGCTTGAttcactgatacaaggcaggatggatccatgcttacatgttatttacaccaaattctgaccctaccatctgaatgtcacagcagaaatcaagactcatcagaccaggcaatatttttgtttatcttctattgtccaattttgatgagcctgtgcaaattgtagcctcagtttcctcttctcagctgacagcagtggtACTCGGTGTGGTATCCTGCCACTATAGctcatctgctttaaggttcaACGTGTTGTGTATTCAGAGTTGCTCTTCTGAACATCTTGTCCAAAGCTGCCCAAAGACCACCAACTTGCCACTGAATCATTATTTCCCTTTCTTCATAATTTCCCTTGGTTTGAACTtaagcaggtcatcttgactatgtctacatgtctaaatgcattaATTTGCTACCTCATGATTGGTTATTGAGCTATGtattaacaagcagctgaacagatgTATCTAATAAAGCAGCCAGTGAGTATACATTCACCAGAAAGCCAGAAACAACAgcagtgaataaaaatgtgcCTCTGTAATTTTTGGGTGTGTTTTCAGAGTTATATTCACTGCTTGTTGCCACCTTGTTACTAAGTAACTGAGTAAATCAGTTAATGCAGGTTTGATTATTTGCAGGTGTGCAGTGAGACTAGTGGGAAATGTATGATGACAGTTTTagataaagatatttttttttccagtttgtcaAAATGATATGAACTGCAGataatttatgcattttttcatTTGCAAAGGTGGACTGCTCATAATACAGCTTTGCTCAGCGGTAATGTCCTTCAGCTGCTTCTAAATGTAAATTGATATCACCTGCA is a window encoding:
- the ctss1 gene encoding cathepsin S, ortholog 1; the encoded protein is MHTLCAMLLLAFMVFVYSSPAVNKLWEEWKIKHGKVYDNQTELDFRRAVWEKNMHLVLRHNQEASEGKHSFTLGLNHLADMTAEEFNEKLNCLKLENTFNFINGTFKKVSGSSVPQSVDWRKAGLVGPVRNQGLCGSCWAFSSLGALEGQLKKHTGVLVPLSPQNLVDCSTKDGNLGCRGGYITKAYSYIIRNRGVDSESVYPYEHKNGKCRYSIQGNAGYCSNFHILPSGDEKILQSAVASVGPIAVAVNAMLESFHLYKGGLYDVTSCNPKLINHAVLVVGYGTDAGRDYWIVKNSWGTAWGEGGYIRLARNKNNLCGIASFPVYPTL